Proteins encoded in a region of the Sebastes fasciatus isolate fSebFas1 chromosome 9, fSebFas1.pri, whole genome shotgun sequence genome:
- the zbtb18 gene encoding zinc finger and BTB domain-containing protein 18 isoform X3, which produces MYFLRQNKSTSLTGYEDGKMEFPDHSRHLLQCLSEQRHQGFLCDSTVLVGDAQFRAHRAVLASCSMYFHLFYKDQLDKRDVVHLNNDIVTAPAFSLLLEFMYEGKLQLQDLPVEDVLAAASYLHMYDIVKVCKKRLKQKGTAEADSTRREEDGGSSCSDKADSLSDGSTGRPATADLLHSDEEEEGKAEAGPLWLRLPSADRPGTPAMATTSPGHGEAEMQGGEGLAEGGKLLSPAGSPTSSTGTLSQRSHRSVSSRGGHRGRRVSNDVVDCVLDLSVKPIAGSNHSNHHQSYFSGAATPDSLQSPLAVRVKVERGVASDEEEELGGGDYDMEHSGITKATIASTNGGLSHHGVGGPLSAQRRLGLEAHLSALREASLASELERDEKPSATADDEDILASENERAQAEVASMDSALLPYVSNMLSAQHTQIFMCPLCNKVFPSPHILQLHLSSHFREQEGIRSKPAGDVNVPTCTICSKTFSCMYTLKRHERTHSGEKPYTCTTCGKSFQYSHNLSRHAVVHTREKPHACKWCERRFTQSGDLYRHIRKFHCELVNSLSVKSEPLALPNVRDWAIEDSSQELWK; this is translated from the exons ATGTATTTTCTCAGGCAGAACAAATCGACTTCGTTAACAG GTTATGAGGACGGCAAGATGGAGTTCCCAGACCACAGCAGACATTTACTCCAGTGTCTGAGCGAGCAGCGGCACCAGGGCTTCCTGTGTGACTCCACGGTGCTGGTGGGCGATGCCCAGTTCCGGGCCCACCGCGCCGTGCTGGCCTCTTGCAGCATGTACTTTCACCTCTTCTACAAGGACCAGCTGGACAAGAGAGACGTGGTGCACCTCAACAACGACATTGTCACAGCCCCGGCCTTTTCCCTGCTCCTGGAGTTCATGTATGAGGGCAAGCTGCAGCTCCAGGACCTTCCTGTAGAGGATGTGCTGGCAGCGGCCAGCTACTTGCACATGTATGACATTGTCAAGGTGTGTAAGAAACGTTTGAAGCAGAAGGGCACGGCGGAGGCGGACAGCACGCGCAGAGAAGAGGACGGTGGGTCCAGCTGTTCCGATAAGGCCGACAGTCTATCAGACGGTTCTACGGGCCGGCCTGCGACAGCCGACTTGCTGcacagtgatgaagaggaggaggggaaggccGAGGCAGGACCGCTGTGGCTGAGGCTGCCGTCTGCAGACAGGCCAGGGACGCCAGCCATGGCTACGACCAGCCCAGGGCACGGCGAGGCAGAGATGCAGGGTGGGGAAGGGCTGGCGGAGGGAGGGAAGCTGCTCTCTCCGGCCGGCAGCCCCACCAGCTCCACTGGAACCCTCTCGCAAAGGTCCCACCGCTCCGTGAGCTCTCGTGGAGGGCACAGGGGCAGGAGGGTCTCCAATGATGTGGTCGACTGCGTCCTGGACCTGTCGGTCAAGCCGATTGCCGGTAGCAACCACAGTAACCACCACCAGTCCTATTTCAGCGGGGCAGCTACACCAGACAGCCTCCAAAGCCCGTTGGCTGTGAGGGTAAAGGTGGAGAGGGGCGTGGCTTCAGACGAGGAAGAGGAACTGGGAGGTGGGGACTACGACATGGAGCACAGCGGCATCACCAAGGCGACGATTGCCAGCACCAACGGGGGCCTGAGCCACCACGGGGTCGGGGGGCCCCTGTCGGCCCAGCGGAGGCTCGGCCTGGAAGCGCACCTGTCCGCTCTGCGAGAGGCCTCCCTGGCCTCGGAGCTGGAGCGGGACGAGAAGCCCTCGGCCACGGCAGACGACGAGGACATACTGGCGAGTGAAAATGAGCGCGCCCAGGCCGAGGTGGCCAGCATGGATAGCGCCCTGCTGCCCTACGTCTCCAACATGCTGTCAGCTCAACACACCCAGATCTTCATGTGCCCGCTGTGTAACAAGGTATTCCCCTCCCCGCACATCCTCCAGCTCCACCTCAGCTCCCACTTCAGGGAGCAGGAGGGCATCCGCTCCAAGCCCGCCGGAGACGTCAACGTGCCCACCTGCACCATCTGCAGCAAGACCTTCTCCTGCATGTACACGCTGAAGCGCCACGAGCGGACACACTCCGGTGAGAAACCCTACACCTGCACCACCTGCGGCAAGAGCTTCCAATACTCACACAACCTCAGCCGCCACGCAGTGGTGCACACGCGCGAGAAGCCGCACGCTTGCAAGTGGTGCGAGCGGCGCTTCACGCAGTCCGGGGACCTCTACCGACACATCCGCAAGTTCCATTGCGAACTTGTCAACTCGCTGTCAGTTAAGAGCGAACCGCTGGCGCTGCCCAATGTCAGGGATTGGGCGATCGAGGACAGCTCCCAGGAACTGTGGAAGTAG
- the zbtb18 gene encoding zinc finger and BTB domain-containing protein 18 isoform X2 produces the protein MHTAAGYEDGKMEFPDHSRHLLQCLSEQRHQGFLCDSTVLVGDAQFRAHRAVLASCSMYFHLFYKDQLDKRDVVHLNNDIVTAPAFSLLLEFMYEGKLQLQDLPVEDVLAAASYLHMYDIVKVCKKRLKQKGTAEADSTRREEDGGSSCSDKADSLSDGSTGRPATADLLHSDEEEEGKAEAGPLWLRLPSADRPGTPAMATTSPGHGEAEMQGGEGLAEGGKLLSPAGSPTSSTGTLSQRSHRSVSSRGGHRGRRVSNDVVDCVLDLSVKPIAGSNHSNHHQSYFSGAATPDSLQSPLAVRVKVERGVASDEEEELGGGDYDMEHSGITKATIASTNGGLSHHGVGGPLSAQRRLGLEAHLSALREASLASELERDEKPSATADDEDILASENERAQAEVASMDSALLPYVSNMLSAQHTQIFMCPLCNKVFPSPHILQLHLSSHFREQEGIRSKPAGDVNVPTCTICSKTFSCMYTLKRHERTHSGEKPYTCTTCGKSFQYSHNLSRHAVVHTREKPHACKWCERRFTQSGDLYRHIRKFHCELVNSLSVKSEPLALPNVRDWAIEDSSQELWK, from the exons ATGCATACTGCTGCAG GTTATGAGGACGGCAAGATGGAGTTCCCAGACCACAGCAGACATTTACTCCAGTGTCTGAGCGAGCAGCGGCACCAGGGCTTCCTGTGTGACTCCACGGTGCTGGTGGGCGATGCCCAGTTCCGGGCCCACCGCGCCGTGCTGGCCTCTTGCAGCATGTACTTTCACCTCTTCTACAAGGACCAGCTGGACAAGAGAGACGTGGTGCACCTCAACAACGACATTGTCACAGCCCCGGCCTTTTCCCTGCTCCTGGAGTTCATGTATGAGGGCAAGCTGCAGCTCCAGGACCTTCCTGTAGAGGATGTGCTGGCAGCGGCCAGCTACTTGCACATGTATGACATTGTCAAGGTGTGTAAGAAACGTTTGAAGCAGAAGGGCACGGCGGAGGCGGACAGCACGCGCAGAGAAGAGGACGGTGGGTCCAGCTGTTCCGATAAGGCCGACAGTCTATCAGACGGTTCTACGGGCCGGCCTGCGACAGCCGACTTGCTGcacagtgatgaagaggaggaggggaaggccGAGGCAGGACCGCTGTGGCTGAGGCTGCCGTCTGCAGACAGGCCAGGGACGCCAGCCATGGCTACGACCAGCCCAGGGCACGGCGAGGCAGAGATGCAGGGTGGGGAAGGGCTGGCGGAGGGAGGGAAGCTGCTCTCTCCGGCCGGCAGCCCCACCAGCTCCACTGGAACCCTCTCGCAAAGGTCCCACCGCTCCGTGAGCTCTCGTGGAGGGCACAGGGGCAGGAGGGTCTCCAATGATGTGGTCGACTGCGTCCTGGACCTGTCGGTCAAGCCGATTGCCGGTAGCAACCACAGTAACCACCACCAGTCCTATTTCAGCGGGGCAGCTACACCAGACAGCCTCCAAAGCCCGTTGGCTGTGAGGGTAAAGGTGGAGAGGGGCGTGGCTTCAGACGAGGAAGAGGAACTGGGAGGTGGGGACTACGACATGGAGCACAGCGGCATCACCAAGGCGACGATTGCCAGCACCAACGGGGGCCTGAGCCACCACGGGGTCGGGGGGCCCCTGTCGGCCCAGCGGAGGCTCGGCCTGGAAGCGCACCTGTCCGCTCTGCGAGAGGCCTCCCTGGCCTCGGAGCTGGAGCGGGACGAGAAGCCCTCGGCCACGGCAGACGACGAGGACATACTGGCGAGTGAAAATGAGCGCGCCCAGGCCGAGGTGGCCAGCATGGATAGCGCCCTGCTGCCCTACGTCTCCAACATGCTGTCAGCTCAACACACCCAGATCTTCATGTGCCCGCTGTGTAACAAGGTATTCCCCTCCCCGCACATCCTCCAGCTCCACCTCAGCTCCCACTTCAGGGAGCAGGAGGGCATCCGCTCCAAGCCCGCCGGAGACGTCAACGTGCCCACCTGCACCATCTGCAGCAAGACCTTCTCCTGCATGTACACGCTGAAGCGCCACGAGCGGACACACTCCGGTGAGAAACCCTACACCTGCACCACCTGCGGCAAGAGCTTCCAATACTCACACAACCTCAGCCGCCACGCAGTGGTGCACACGCGCGAGAAGCCGCACGCTTGCAAGTGGTGCGAGCGGCGCTTCACGCAGTCCGGGGACCTCTACCGACACATCCGCAAGTTCCATTGCGAACTTGTCAACTCGCTGTCAGTTAAGAGCGAACCGCTGGCGCTGCCCAATGTCAGGGATTGGGCGATCGAGGACAGCTCCCAGGAACTGTGGAAGTAG
- the zbtb18 gene encoding zinc finger and BTB domain-containing protein 18 isoform X1, with amino-acid sequence MHTAAAGARKLNEGQAVLFSSVLFQLASFPARLSLWRWLVGYEDGKMEFPDHSRHLLQCLSEQRHQGFLCDSTVLVGDAQFRAHRAVLASCSMYFHLFYKDQLDKRDVVHLNNDIVTAPAFSLLLEFMYEGKLQLQDLPVEDVLAAASYLHMYDIVKVCKKRLKQKGTAEADSTRREEDGGSSCSDKADSLSDGSTGRPATADLLHSDEEEEGKAEAGPLWLRLPSADRPGTPAMATTSPGHGEAEMQGGEGLAEGGKLLSPAGSPTSSTGTLSQRSHRSVSSRGGHRGRRVSNDVVDCVLDLSVKPIAGSNHSNHHQSYFSGAATPDSLQSPLAVRVKVERGVASDEEEELGGGDYDMEHSGITKATIASTNGGLSHHGVGGPLSAQRRLGLEAHLSALREASLASELERDEKPSATADDEDILASENERAQAEVASMDSALLPYVSNMLSAQHTQIFMCPLCNKVFPSPHILQLHLSSHFREQEGIRSKPAGDVNVPTCTICSKTFSCMYTLKRHERTHSGEKPYTCTTCGKSFQYSHNLSRHAVVHTREKPHACKWCERRFTQSGDLYRHIRKFHCELVNSLSVKSEPLALPNVRDWAIEDSSQELWK; translated from the exons ATGCATACTGCTGCAG CCGGCGCTCGCAAGTTAAACGAGGgacaagctgttttgttttcatcGGTGCTATTTCAATTGGCCAGTTTTCCTGCTCGACTTAGCCTGTGGAGGTGGTTGGTAG GTTATGAGGACGGCAAGATGGAGTTCCCAGACCACAGCAGACATTTACTCCAGTGTCTGAGCGAGCAGCGGCACCAGGGCTTCCTGTGTGACTCCACGGTGCTGGTGGGCGATGCCCAGTTCCGGGCCCACCGCGCCGTGCTGGCCTCTTGCAGCATGTACTTTCACCTCTTCTACAAGGACCAGCTGGACAAGAGAGACGTGGTGCACCTCAACAACGACATTGTCACAGCCCCGGCCTTTTCCCTGCTCCTGGAGTTCATGTATGAGGGCAAGCTGCAGCTCCAGGACCTTCCTGTAGAGGATGTGCTGGCAGCGGCCAGCTACTTGCACATGTATGACATTGTCAAGGTGTGTAAGAAACGTTTGAAGCAGAAGGGCACGGCGGAGGCGGACAGCACGCGCAGAGAAGAGGACGGTGGGTCCAGCTGTTCCGATAAGGCCGACAGTCTATCAGACGGTTCTACGGGCCGGCCTGCGACAGCCGACTTGCTGcacagtgatgaagaggaggaggggaaggccGAGGCAGGACCGCTGTGGCTGAGGCTGCCGTCTGCAGACAGGCCAGGGACGCCAGCCATGGCTACGACCAGCCCAGGGCACGGCGAGGCAGAGATGCAGGGTGGGGAAGGGCTGGCGGAGGGAGGGAAGCTGCTCTCTCCGGCCGGCAGCCCCACCAGCTCCACTGGAACCCTCTCGCAAAGGTCCCACCGCTCCGTGAGCTCTCGTGGAGGGCACAGGGGCAGGAGGGTCTCCAATGATGTGGTCGACTGCGTCCTGGACCTGTCGGTCAAGCCGATTGCCGGTAGCAACCACAGTAACCACCACCAGTCCTATTTCAGCGGGGCAGCTACACCAGACAGCCTCCAAAGCCCGTTGGCTGTGAGGGTAAAGGTGGAGAGGGGCGTGGCTTCAGACGAGGAAGAGGAACTGGGAGGTGGGGACTACGACATGGAGCACAGCGGCATCACCAAGGCGACGATTGCCAGCACCAACGGGGGCCTGAGCCACCACGGGGTCGGGGGGCCCCTGTCGGCCCAGCGGAGGCTCGGCCTGGAAGCGCACCTGTCCGCTCTGCGAGAGGCCTCCCTGGCCTCGGAGCTGGAGCGGGACGAGAAGCCCTCGGCCACGGCAGACGACGAGGACATACTGGCGAGTGAAAATGAGCGCGCCCAGGCCGAGGTGGCCAGCATGGATAGCGCCCTGCTGCCCTACGTCTCCAACATGCTGTCAGCTCAACACACCCAGATCTTCATGTGCCCGCTGTGTAACAAGGTATTCCCCTCCCCGCACATCCTCCAGCTCCACCTCAGCTCCCACTTCAGGGAGCAGGAGGGCATCCGCTCCAAGCCCGCCGGAGACGTCAACGTGCCCACCTGCACCATCTGCAGCAAGACCTTCTCCTGCATGTACACGCTGAAGCGCCACGAGCGGACACACTCCGGTGAGAAACCCTACACCTGCACCACCTGCGGCAAGAGCTTCCAATACTCACACAACCTCAGCCGCCACGCAGTGGTGCACACGCGCGAGAAGCCGCACGCTTGCAAGTGGTGCGAGCGGCGCTTCACGCAGTCCGGGGACCTCTACCGACACATCCGCAAGTTCCATTGCGAACTTGTCAACTCGCTGTCAGTTAAGAGCGAACCGCTGGCGCTGCCCAATGTCAGGGATTGGGCGATCGAGGACAGCTCCCAGGAACTGTGGAAGTAG
- the zbtb18 gene encoding zinc finger and BTB domain-containing protein 18 isoform X4: MEFPDHSRHLLQCLSEQRHQGFLCDSTVLVGDAQFRAHRAVLASCSMYFHLFYKDQLDKRDVVHLNNDIVTAPAFSLLLEFMYEGKLQLQDLPVEDVLAAASYLHMYDIVKVCKKRLKQKGTAEADSTRREEDGGSSCSDKADSLSDGSTGRPATADLLHSDEEEEGKAEAGPLWLRLPSADRPGTPAMATTSPGHGEAEMQGGEGLAEGGKLLSPAGSPTSSTGTLSQRSHRSVSSRGGHRGRRVSNDVVDCVLDLSVKPIAGSNHSNHHQSYFSGAATPDSLQSPLAVRVKVERGVASDEEEELGGGDYDMEHSGITKATIASTNGGLSHHGVGGPLSAQRRLGLEAHLSALREASLASELERDEKPSATADDEDILASENERAQAEVASMDSALLPYVSNMLSAQHTQIFMCPLCNKVFPSPHILQLHLSSHFREQEGIRSKPAGDVNVPTCTICSKTFSCMYTLKRHERTHSGEKPYTCTTCGKSFQYSHNLSRHAVVHTREKPHACKWCERRFTQSGDLYRHIRKFHCELVNSLSVKSEPLALPNVRDWAIEDSSQELWK; encoded by the coding sequence ATGGAGTTCCCAGACCACAGCAGACATTTACTCCAGTGTCTGAGCGAGCAGCGGCACCAGGGCTTCCTGTGTGACTCCACGGTGCTGGTGGGCGATGCCCAGTTCCGGGCCCACCGCGCCGTGCTGGCCTCTTGCAGCATGTACTTTCACCTCTTCTACAAGGACCAGCTGGACAAGAGAGACGTGGTGCACCTCAACAACGACATTGTCACAGCCCCGGCCTTTTCCCTGCTCCTGGAGTTCATGTATGAGGGCAAGCTGCAGCTCCAGGACCTTCCTGTAGAGGATGTGCTGGCAGCGGCCAGCTACTTGCACATGTATGACATTGTCAAGGTGTGTAAGAAACGTTTGAAGCAGAAGGGCACGGCGGAGGCGGACAGCACGCGCAGAGAAGAGGACGGTGGGTCCAGCTGTTCCGATAAGGCCGACAGTCTATCAGACGGTTCTACGGGCCGGCCTGCGACAGCCGACTTGCTGcacagtgatgaagaggaggaggggaaggccGAGGCAGGACCGCTGTGGCTGAGGCTGCCGTCTGCAGACAGGCCAGGGACGCCAGCCATGGCTACGACCAGCCCAGGGCACGGCGAGGCAGAGATGCAGGGTGGGGAAGGGCTGGCGGAGGGAGGGAAGCTGCTCTCTCCGGCCGGCAGCCCCACCAGCTCCACTGGAACCCTCTCGCAAAGGTCCCACCGCTCCGTGAGCTCTCGTGGAGGGCACAGGGGCAGGAGGGTCTCCAATGATGTGGTCGACTGCGTCCTGGACCTGTCGGTCAAGCCGATTGCCGGTAGCAACCACAGTAACCACCACCAGTCCTATTTCAGCGGGGCAGCTACACCAGACAGCCTCCAAAGCCCGTTGGCTGTGAGGGTAAAGGTGGAGAGGGGCGTGGCTTCAGACGAGGAAGAGGAACTGGGAGGTGGGGACTACGACATGGAGCACAGCGGCATCACCAAGGCGACGATTGCCAGCACCAACGGGGGCCTGAGCCACCACGGGGTCGGGGGGCCCCTGTCGGCCCAGCGGAGGCTCGGCCTGGAAGCGCACCTGTCCGCTCTGCGAGAGGCCTCCCTGGCCTCGGAGCTGGAGCGGGACGAGAAGCCCTCGGCCACGGCAGACGACGAGGACATACTGGCGAGTGAAAATGAGCGCGCCCAGGCCGAGGTGGCCAGCATGGATAGCGCCCTGCTGCCCTACGTCTCCAACATGCTGTCAGCTCAACACACCCAGATCTTCATGTGCCCGCTGTGTAACAAGGTATTCCCCTCCCCGCACATCCTCCAGCTCCACCTCAGCTCCCACTTCAGGGAGCAGGAGGGCATCCGCTCCAAGCCCGCCGGAGACGTCAACGTGCCCACCTGCACCATCTGCAGCAAGACCTTCTCCTGCATGTACACGCTGAAGCGCCACGAGCGGACACACTCCGGTGAGAAACCCTACACCTGCACCACCTGCGGCAAGAGCTTCCAATACTCACACAACCTCAGCCGCCACGCAGTGGTGCACACGCGCGAGAAGCCGCACGCTTGCAAGTGGTGCGAGCGGCGCTTCACGCAGTCCGGGGACCTCTACCGACACATCCGCAAGTTCCATTGCGAACTTGTCAACTCGCTGTCAGTTAAGAGCGAACCGCTGGCGCTGCCCAATGTCAGGGATTGGGCGATCGAGGACAGCTCCCAGGAACTGTGGAAGTAG